The Enterobacter asburiae genome window below encodes:
- the ptsH gene encoding phosphocarrier protein Hpr produces the protein MFQQEVTITAPNGLHTRPAAQFVKEAKGFTSEITVTSNGKSASAKSLFKLQTLGLTQGTVVTISAEGEDEQKAVEHLVKLMAELE, from the coding sequence ATGTTCCAGCAAGAAGTTACCATTACCGCTCCGAACGGTCTGCACACCCGCCCTGCTGCTCAGTTTGTTAAAGAAGCAAAAGGCTTCACTTCTGAAATCACTGTGACTTCCAACGGCAAAAGCGCGAGCGCAAAAAGCCTGTTCAAACTGCAGACTCTGGGCCTGACTCAGGGCACCGTTGTCACCATCTCTGCAGAAGGTGAAGACGAGCAGAAAGCAGTTGAGCATCTGGTAAAACTGATGGCTGAGCTCGAGTAA